The following are encoded together in the Mycolicibacterium arabiense genome:
- a CDS encoding DUF732 domain-containing protein: MITRRLVQVVSSALVAGAAALGAGLTAAAPAWADVTPQDQQFLDVVKQLEVPVNSDEDAIKIGREVCQSMDAGRVEPVRTVRGLVTGLQNQGLDKGKAANLVRGAVATYCPQYGSLVGR, from the coding sequence GTGATCACTCGGCGGTTGGTTCAAGTCGTCTCGTCCGCGTTGGTCGCCGGGGCGGCCGCCCTCGGGGCCGGCCTGACGGCCGCCGCGCCCGCATGGGCTGACGTGACGCCCCAGGATCAGCAGTTCCTGGACGTCGTGAAGCAACTCGAAGTTCCGGTGAACTCCGACGAGGACGCGATCAAGATCGGGCGTGAGGTCTGCCAGTCGATGGACGCCGGGCGGGTCGAACCCGTCCGCACCGTTCGCGGGCTGGTGACCGGGCTGCAGAATCAGGGCCTCGACAAGGGGAAGGCAGCGAACCTCGTCCGGGGCGCCGTCGCCACCTACTGCCCGCAGTACGGCTCGCTGGTCGGCCGCTGA